In the Alteromonas sp. M12 genome, one interval contains:
- a CDS encoding antibiotic biosynthesis monooxygenase produces the protein MTQLAKTPSPPYYAVIFTSLRTEVDEDYAATSIKMLGLAQQIDGYLGVESAREELGITVSYWRDLKSIQNWKKQQDHLAAQALGKQKWYRSYSVRIAKVERDYEF, from the coding sequence ATGACGCAATTGGCTAAAACACCTTCACCGCCATATTATGCGGTTATTTTTACGTCGTTGCGCACTGAGGTTGACGAGGATTATGCTGCCACGTCAATCAAAATGCTTGGGTTAGCGCAGCAAATTGATGGTTATTTAGGGGTGGAATCAGCGAGGGAAGAATTAGGCATTACGGTATCCTATTGGCGTGATCTAAAATCTATTCAAAATTGGAAGAAACAACAAGACCATCTGGCTGCCCAGGCATTGGGAAAACAAAAATGGTACAGATCGTATTCAGTAAGAATAGCTAAAGTAGAGAGAGATTATGAATTCTGA
- a CDS encoding cupin domain-containing protein, giving the protein MKLPIYYLTASFLALSLGACAQQSIQQVNMAEHKQNPTIKQLVEKLALEPHVEGGYFKQTFKADSQPLVNTPKGSRVTMTSIYYLLTADSPIGHFHRNTSDIMHYFHAGDPITYYLIHPDGSLETKVLGPDVLAGHEYQFVVKGGVWKASTISVTGENGYGLIGEAVAPGFEYEDMQLAERQTLIKDFPQHKTLIKRLTRQH; this is encoded by the coding sequence ATGAAGTTACCCATATATTATCTCACTGCAAGTTTTTTAGCGTTATCCTTAGGTGCTTGTGCACAACAAAGTATTCAGCAAGTCAATATGGCAGAACATAAGCAAAATCCAACAATTAAACAATTAGTCGAAAAATTAGCTCTGGAACCACATGTCGAAGGTGGATACTTCAAACAAACATTTAAAGCAGACAGTCAACCTCTAGTCAACACACCAAAGGGTTCTAGGGTGACGATGACGTCAATATATTACCTACTCACTGCGGATAGTCCCATAGGGCACTTTCATCGCAATACGTCAGACATCATGCATTATTTTCATGCCGGTGATCCAATCACTTATTATCTTATACACCCTGATGGGAGTTTAGAAACGAAAGTGTTGGGTCCTGACGTACTTGCCGGACATGAGTACCAGTTTGTTGTAAAAGGCGGTGTGTGGAAAGCCTCAACCATTTCGGTAACAGGTGAAAACGGATATGGATTGATTGGTGAGGCCGTAGCTCCTGGATTTGAGTATGAAGATATGCAATTAGCTGAAAGACAAACATTGATAAAAGATTTTCCACAGCATAAAACACTGATTAAACGCTTAACTCGCCAACACTAG
- a CDS encoding adenosine deaminase — protein sequence MNNLIQLLPKTELHLHIEGTLEPDLLLELSKKHKLKLPYQSIDEIHKAYNFEDLQSFLDLYYLGASVLVDEDDFYQLMWRYLLKCKEQNIVHTEMMFDPQTHTQRGIAFETFMSGFIRAIEDAKQQWGQSSLLIMSFLRHLSEQEAIDTLQSAIPYFEHIDAVGLDSSELGNPPEKFAQVFEQARTLGLPCVAHAGEEGPADYIWQALNLLKVDRIDHGVRSSDDPKLIQTLAELQMPLTVCPLSNTKLCVFDDMSEHNILELLEKDILVTVNSDDPSYFGGYLNENYLALHQALNLNQEQLITLVKNGFTGSFLSAQEKQQWVQEIDKLIQTRI from the coding sequence ATGAACAACTTAATTCAACTATTACCAAAAACGGAATTGCATCTTCATATCGAAGGTACTTTAGAGCCTGATTTATTACTTGAGCTGAGTAAAAAACACAAGCTTAAATTACCTTATCAAAGCATCGACGAAATTCATAAGGCGTACAATTTTGAAGATCTACAAAGCTTTTTAGATCTGTATTATTTAGGCGCATCTGTGTTGGTTGACGAAGATGATTTTTATCAGTTGATGTGGCGTTATTTGCTGAAGTGCAAAGAACAAAATATTGTTCACACTGAAATGATGTTCGATCCTCAAACCCATACGCAAAGAGGGATTGCTTTCGAAACGTTTATGTCTGGGTTTATTCGCGCCATTGAGGATGCGAAGCAACAATGGGGTCAATCTAGTTTGTTGATAATGTCATTTTTACGGCATTTAAGTGAGCAAGAAGCCATCGATACTTTACAATCCGCTATTCCTTATTTTGAGCATATCGATGCAGTAGGATTGGATAGTTCAGAATTAGGTAATCCACCTGAAAAATTTGCGCAGGTATTCGAACAAGCCAGAACCCTTGGTTTGCCGTGTGTCGCCCATGCCGGAGAAGAAGGACCGGCGGATTATATTTGGCAAGCCCTCAATTTACTGAAAGTAGATAGAATCGATCACGGCGTTAGAAGCAGTGATGATCCTAAATTGATACAAACACTGGCAGAGTTGCAAATGCCGTTAACTGTGTGTCCTTTATCAAACACTAAACTTTGCGTGTTCGATGATATGTCAGAGCACAATATTCTCGAGCTATTAGAAAAAGATATTCTAGTCACTGTGAATTCAGATGATCCTAGTTATTTTGGTGGCTACTTAAATGAGAACTACCTAGCGTTACACCAGGCGCTCAATTTAAACCAAGAACAACTTATAACCTTAGTTAAAAACGGCTTCACAGGAAGTTTCCTTTCAGCGCAAGAAAAACAGCAATGGGTGCAGGAAATAGACAAACTAATCCAAACCCGAATTTAA
- the puuE gene encoding allantoinase PuuE — translation MQSYPRDLKGYGQFPPKPKWPNKAKIAIQFVLNYEEGGENCVLHGDEFSEIFLSEIIGAKAYADRHQSMETLYEYGSRAGFWRIYRLLNELNVPVTVFGVTMALQRNPEAVEAMLASNWEIASHAMRWIDYQNMPIEKERKLIDASIHLHEKITGTNPSGWYTGRTSPNTLKLIAERDDIVYCADSYADDLPYYDHHYSKPLLIVPYTLDTNDMRFATPQGFNNGEMFYQYLKDAFDTLYLEGEHSPKMLSIGLHCRIIGRPARIAALRRFIEYVQSFEDVWMCTREQIAQHWLTHFPVEQSKR, via the coding sequence ATGCAATCCTATCCTCGTGATCTCAAAGGGTACGGGCAATTCCCACCAAAGCCTAAATGGCCTAATAAAGCTAAAATTGCCATTCAGTTTGTGTTGAATTACGAAGAAGGTGGTGAAAACTGCGTATTACATGGAGATGAATTCTCAGAAATATTCCTGTCTGAAATCATAGGTGCCAAAGCCTATGCAGATAGACACCAAAGCATGGAAACCTTATATGAATATGGTAGTCGAGCCGGTTTTTGGCGGATTTATCGTTTACTCAACGAGTTGAATGTCCCGGTAACCGTTTTTGGTGTCACCATGGCGTTGCAGCGAAATCCAGAAGCTGTAGAGGCGATGTTAGCGTCGAATTGGGAAATTGCTAGTCATGCCATGCGTTGGATTGACTATCAAAATATGCCAATTGAAAAGGAGCGTAAGTTGATTGATGCGTCAATCCATTTACACGAGAAAATAACCGGCACTAACCCTAGCGGCTGGTATACCGGCAGAACCAGTCCGAACACCCTTAAGTTAATCGCAGAACGAGATGATATTGTTTACTGTGCAGACAGCTACGCCGATGATTTGCCTTATTACGACCATCACTATAGTAAACCGCTTTTGATTGTTCCTTATACCCTTGATACCAATGACATGCGTTTTGCTACACCCCAAGGGTTTAATAATGGCGAGATGTTCTATCAATATTTAAAAGACGCATTTGATACTTTATATTTGGAAGGGGAACATAGCCCTAAAATGTTGTCGATTGGTTTGCATTGTCGAATTATAGGTCGTCCTGCAAGAATAGCAGCGCTGCGTCGTTTTATTGAATATGTGCAGAGCTTTGAAGATGTGTGGATGTGTACCAGAGAGCAAATAGCCCAGCATTGGCTAACTCACTTTCCCGTGGAACAATCAAAGCGATAA
- a CDS encoding TetR family transcriptional regulator C-terminal domain-containing protein — protein MTDNKINKEGRIGAANKQLILNAAEHEFAKHGFKGTRIQQVADRAQLPKTNVLYYFKSKENLYLAVLQQILELWNSVFDEATKDDDPAEVLARYIKDKMEFSLVRPEASRIFALEIINGAPNLYGFYKDQHAAWMKGRVEVIKHWMDEGKIQVSNAHYLLYHIWACCQHYADFAAQITHLEGKEMDRAEFENATKSIISLILKGCSLDIPEQYR, from the coding sequence ATGACTGATAATAAAATCAATAAAGAAGGCCGAATAGGCGCAGCAAACAAACAATTAATATTAAATGCAGCAGAACATGAGTTCGCAAAACATGGATTTAAAGGCACTCGCATTCAGCAAGTTGCTGATAGAGCGCAATTACCTAAAACCAATGTTCTTTATTATTTTAAGAGTAAAGAAAACCTATATCTTGCAGTTTTACAGCAAATCTTAGAATTATGGAACTCGGTTTTTGATGAAGCTACTAAAGATGATGATCCAGCGGAAGTGTTAGCCAGATACATAAAAGATAAAATGGAATTTTCATTAGTTAGACCAGAAGCTTCTCGGATATTCGCATTAGAGATCATCAACGGTGCTCCAAATCTTTACGGTTTTTACAAAGACCAACATGCAGCTTGGATGAAGGGGAGAGTTGAAGTTATTAAGCATTGGATGGATGAAGGTAAAATTCAAGTTTCCAATGCCCATTATTTGCTTTACCACATCTGGGCGTGTTGTCAGCACTATGCAGATTTTGCAGCACAAATTACTCACCTTGAGGGTAAAGAAATGGATAGAGCGGAATTTGAAAATGCGACTAAGTCGATTATAAGTTTAATTTTGAAGGGTTGTAGTTTAGACATACCTGAGCAATATCGATAA
- the xdhA gene encoding xanthine dehydrogenase small subunit, with amino-acid sequence MVQFLLNNVKTDIDSVETDLTVLDYLREHQGLCGTKEGCASGDCGACTVVLAQLNEQQDGIEYKSINSCVTFTSALQGKQLITVEHLSDGKQLHPVQSAMVEQHGSQCGFCTPGFVMSLFALYHQDKPNSRHNVELALSGNLCRCTGYRPIIDAALNSCQSKTSDKFDQVEQQTIESLKAIKNQNAGLDGLYVPTTRQALADLVKTYPEARYVAGSTDLALEVTQQLNNLDCLIDLKSVPELNKLTVTDTHLQIGAALPFNQIEPTLLSHFPSLDELLWRFASVPIRNQATLGGNVANASPIGDMPPVLLALNAQILLDNGNATRQVPARSFFLDYRKTAMQNGEWIDSVHLPLLQTNAVLKAYKVSKRMEDDISAVCAVFHVVIKDNKIENISTGFGGVAASPVTANEFEQAMQGATWNASETLELGKQLLQNAFKPMDDVRASAQYRSDLVVNLWHRFWLENTQQNNIIETRVVNHA; translated from the coding sequence ATGGTTCAATTTTTACTTAACAATGTGAAGACTGATATTGACTCAGTGGAAACAGATTTAACGGTTTTAGACTACCTTCGTGAACATCAAGGGTTGTGTGGTACTAAAGAAGGATGTGCTTCAGGTGATTGCGGTGCTTGTACTGTAGTATTAGCGCAATTGAATGAGCAACAAGATGGTATTGAATACAAGTCAATCAATAGCTGCGTTACTTTTACCAGTGCTTTGCAGGGTAAACAACTTATCACTGTAGAACATTTGTCTGATGGCAAGCAATTGCACCCGGTGCAATCGGCAATGGTAGAACAGCATGGCTCTCAATGTGGTTTTTGCACACCTGGTTTTGTGATGTCGCTTTTTGCTTTATATCATCAAGACAAGCCAAACAGCCGACACAATGTGGAGTTGGCATTATCGGGCAACCTATGCCGTTGCACAGGATACCGCCCTATTATCGATGCAGCGCTAAATAGTTGCCAATCTAAAACCTCCGACAAATTTGATCAGGTTGAACAGCAAACAATAGAAAGTTTAAAGGCCATCAAAAATCAGAATGCGGGATTAGATGGGCTATATGTACCGACTACACGACAAGCATTAGCGGACCTGGTCAAAACCTACCCTGAAGCTCGTTATGTTGCAGGCAGCACTGATCTGGCATTAGAGGTGACCCAACAATTAAACAATTTGGACTGTTTGATTGACCTTAAATCTGTTCCAGAACTAAACAAATTAACAGTCACAGATACCCATTTACAGATTGGGGCAGCACTACCATTTAACCAAATCGAACCCACACTACTGAGTCACTTCCCAAGCTTAGATGAATTATTGTGGCGATTTGCTTCTGTGCCTATTCGGAATCAAGCAACCCTTGGTGGAAATGTAGCTAACGCCTCTCCCATTGGTGATATGCCGCCGGTTCTGTTGGCATTAAATGCGCAAATATTGTTAGACAATGGCAATGCCACCAGACAAGTGCCCGCCAGATCGTTTTTTCTAGATTATCGTAAAACAGCGATGCAAAACGGGGAATGGATTGATTCTGTTCACCTTCCCCTGTTGCAAACAAACGCAGTTTTAAAAGCCTACAAGGTTTCAAAACGCATGGAGGATGACATTTCCGCTGTTTGCGCCGTTTTTCATGTTGTTATAAAAGACAATAAAATTGAAAATATAAGTACCGGATTTGGAGGTGTTGCTGCGAGTCCGGTGACTGCGAACGAATTTGAACAAGCAATGCAAGGCGCAACATGGAACGCCTCTGAAACCCTAGAATTGGGTAAGCAGCTTTTGCAAAATGCATTTAAACCAATGGACGATGTGCGCGCTTCGGCCCAATATCGTTCTGATTTAGTGGTGAATTTATGGCATCGATTCTGGTTAGAGAACACCCAACAAAATAATATAATTGAAACACGGGTGGTAAATCATGCGTAA
- the xdhB gene encoding xanthine dehydrogenase molybdopterin binding subunit codes for MRKLIDLAIDKTPSGKIGTSSKHDSANRHVTGKAIYVDDKNLPANTLFAAIGTSKIACGQIQKLDLSKVWASPGVVDVITVEDVPGHTDIGPVFKGDPILTSDQISFNGQAIFAVLATSTRLARQAVLNAEIEYSPSSATLSTEEAHQKQEFVRPAHKMQQTLPSQIKNNNIEQIESCLEVGGQEHLYLEGQVSVAIPQEEDRMMIYTSSQHPSEVQKLVAEVLDVSINKVTVDMRRMGGGFGGKETQAAQWACIAAILAHRQSVPVKIRLPRMQDMQVTGKRHPFTNKYKVNIDQNGLIQSSEFEINGDCGHSPDLSDAIVDRAMFHVDNGYYLGQTEVVGHRCRTNKVSHTAFRGFGGPQGMIVAEDMLDKIARHRKIDPLTARKRNLYQNVGVNETHYGMPIGQNVLPDLLEKLEHSSDYWNRRKQIQEFNQSSPIIKKGLALTPVKFGISFTAKHLNQAGALLHVYTDGSIQVNHGGTEMGQGLHTKVAQVVANEFGLPIDKIEVTATRTDKVPNTSPTAASSGTDMNGKAAQNACIEIKQRLAPLMLALFARQSAQQQNTNQQSVSVNDVEFVDQHVCIQDFKIPFAELIQAAYFERISLSTTGFYQTPKIHYDRETGKGRPFFYFAYGASCSEVLIDTLTGEMRVERVDILHDVGNSLNPAIDIGQIEGGFIQGMGWLTSEELLWDKTGKLISNNPATYKIPAIGDTPREFNVELYPHANTENTIYNSKAVGEPPLMLAISVWCAIKDAISSVSNYALDPQLNTPATPEKILKACQNIRTSMDTPA; via the coding sequence ATGCGTAAATTAATTGATCTGGCAATCGACAAAACACCTAGTGGCAAGATTGGAACATCCAGTAAACATGATAGTGCTAATCGTCACGTTACAGGTAAAGCCATTTATGTTGATGATAAAAATTTACCAGCCAATACCTTATTCGCTGCTATCGGAACCAGCAAGATCGCTTGTGGGCAGATTCAAAAACTGGACTTATCAAAAGTCTGGGCTAGCCCTGGCGTAGTCGATGTAATTACAGTTGAGGATGTTCCAGGGCACACAGACATTGGGCCTGTATTTAAAGGCGATCCCATACTCACCAGCGATCAAATTTCGTTTAATGGTCAGGCTATTTTCGCAGTTTTAGCCACATCTACTCGATTAGCTAGACAAGCTGTTCTAAACGCCGAGATTGAATATAGCCCATCATCGGCAACCTTGAGCACTGAAGAAGCTCATCAAAAACAGGAATTTGTGCGTCCTGCGCACAAAATGCAACAGACCCTCCCATCTCAAATTAAGAACAACAATATTGAGCAAATTGAATCCTGTTTAGAGGTAGGTGGCCAAGAACATTTATACCTCGAAGGTCAAGTTTCAGTTGCTATTCCCCAAGAAGAAGATCGAATGATGATCTATACATCTAGTCAACATCCAAGCGAAGTGCAAAAATTGGTTGCTGAAGTGCTAGATGTATCAATCAACAAAGTCACCGTTGATATGCGTCGCATGGGTGGCGGATTTGGTGGTAAAGAGACACAAGCAGCACAATGGGCATGCATAGCCGCGATTTTGGCCCATCGTCAATCAGTGCCAGTAAAAATACGCCTACCGAGAATGCAGGATATGCAGGTGACAGGGAAACGTCACCCATTTACTAACAAATATAAAGTGAACATTGATCAAAACGGACTCATTCAATCCAGTGAATTTGAAATTAATGGTGATTGCGGACACTCCCCTGATTTATCTGATGCAATAGTTGACCGTGCAATGTTTCACGTTGACAACGGCTACTACCTCGGTCAAACCGAAGTGGTTGGACATAGATGCAGAACCAATAAAGTATCTCATACCGCTTTCAGAGGATTTGGTGGCCCCCAAGGAATGATAGTTGCTGAAGACATGCTAGATAAGATTGCTCGGCATAGAAAAATAGACCCGCTCACTGCTAGAAAACGCAACTTGTACCAAAACGTTGGGGTAAATGAAACCCATTATGGAATGCCAATCGGGCAAAATGTTCTGCCTGATTTGCTCGAAAAATTGGAACACAGCAGTGATTATTGGAATCGCAGAAAACAAATCCAAGAATTCAATCAATCCAGCCCTATTATTAAAAAAGGTTTGGCATTAACTCCGGTAAAATTTGGTATTTCATTTACCGCTAAACACCTTAATCAAGCGGGTGCGCTGCTGCATGTTTACACTGACGGTAGTATTCAAGTAAACCATGGCGGCACCGAAATGGGTCAAGGGTTACATACTAAAGTGGCGCAAGTGGTAGCGAACGAGTTTGGCTTGCCAATTGATAAAATAGAGGTAACAGCAACACGCACCGATAAAGTGCCCAATACCTCTCCCACCGCTGCATCTAGTGGTACAGATATGAATGGTAAAGCCGCGCAAAATGCGTGTATTGAAATTAAACAACGTTTAGCGCCATTAATGCTCGCGCTATTCGCAAGACAATCGGCGCAACAACAAAATACAAACCAACAATCTGTAAGCGTCAATGATGTAGAGTTTGTCGATCAGCATGTTTGTATTCAGGATTTTAAAATCCCTTTTGCCGAATTGATCCAAGCAGCCTATTTTGAGCGCATATCGCTTTCAACTACCGGCTTCTACCAAACCCCAAAAATTCATTACGATCGGGAAACAGGCAAAGGGCGTCCTTTTTTCTATTTTGCTTACGGCGCCTCGTGTAGCGAAGTGCTAATTGATACCCTAACCGGTGAAATGCGAGTAGAACGTGTGGATATTCTCCATGATGTCGGTAACAGCCTCAATCCAGCCATCGACATTGGCCAAATTGAAGGAGGATTTATACAAGGCATGGGTTGGTTGACCAGCGAAGAATTATTGTGGGATAAAACCGGTAAACTAATTAGTAATAATCCCGCAACTTATAAGATTCCAGCAATTGGTGATACCCCTAGGGAATTTAATGTCGAACTTTATCCCCACGCCAACACTGAAAATACCATATACAACTCTAAAGCGGTGGGCGAACCACCTTTGATGTTGGCGATATCCGTTTGGTGTGCAATTAAGGATGCAATTTCCAGTGTTTCTAACTATGCATTAGATCCACAATTAAATACCCCGGCCACCCCTGAGAAAATTCTAAAAGCTTGTCAAAACATCCGTACTTCGATGGACACTCCAGCATGA
- the xdhC gene encoding xanthine dehydrogenase accessory protein XdhC: protein MMKNQWFDGVMHCQNNAKAYVVLTVMGSVGSTPRAQGTKMVVTEDRIFDTIGGGQLEHLSIKKARELLTLKSQSQHVEYFPLGAKLAQCCGGATHVLFEVFCQHVNQLMLFGAGHVAQALVPIISQLPLNIVWVDSRQEMFDEVDKSELQLPTNVSALIAEDCTDALDEYPVNYVLVMTHDHQLDFELVHKALNIDSVEYLGLIGSATKAKRFRTRLANHGISAPMLEKLVCPVGITDIPGKRPIEVAVSIAGQLIGLLNKHESNESQNSQAAWLQTKEIAKLL from the coding sequence ATGATGAAGAACCAGTGGTTTGATGGTGTAATGCACTGCCAAAATAACGCAAAAGCTTATGTTGTGTTGACCGTAATGGGGTCTGTAGGATCAACGCCTCGAGCGCAAGGTACCAAAATGGTGGTAACCGAAGATCGGATTTTTGACACCATTGGCGGTGGTCAACTTGAACATTTATCGATTAAAAAAGCTCGCGAATTACTCACCCTAAAAAGCCAAAGTCAACATGTAGAGTATTTTCCTTTAGGTGCTAAATTAGCCCAATGCTGTGGCGGTGCGACTCATGTATTATTTGAAGTATTCTGCCAGCACGTTAATCAGTTAATGCTTTTCGGCGCAGGTCACGTCGCTCAGGCGCTAGTGCCGATAATATCGCAACTTCCTTTGAATATTGTCTGGGTTGATTCACGCCAAGAGATGTTTGATGAAGTAGATAAATCAGAACTTCAGTTACCCACCAATGTAAGCGCCTTAATTGCAGAAGATTGCACCGACGCTTTGGATGAATACCCAGTCAATTACGTATTGGTTATGACCCATGATCACCAATTGGATTTTGAACTGGTCCACAAAGCGTTAAATATCGATAGTGTCGAATATTTAGGTTTGATTGGTTCTGCAACAAAAGCCAAACGTTTTCGAACACGCTTAGCTAATCATGGGATTAGCGCCCCAATGCTAGAAAAATTAGTCTGTCCTGTTGGTATTACTGATATTCCAGGTAAACGCCCTATTGAAGTTGCCGTCTCTATTGCCGGTCAACTCATTGGCTTACTCAATAAACATGAATCAAATGAATCGCAAAATAGCCAAGCTGCTTGGTTACAAACCAAAGAAATAGCGAAATTATTATGA
- the uraD gene encoding 2-oxo-4-hydroxy-4-carboxy-5-ureidoimidazoline decarboxylase, which produces MTLDELNKLPDHEAYTWFKSCCESSVWSTFMVQSRPFTSIEQINEVASHKWPSLTEEDYLEAFKAHPMIGDIATLEAKFANTSALAEQEQASTIGADPKVLQELHRLNQQYLEKNQFIFIICATGQSAENMLAAIQKRIHNDRKTEIGLAAEQQLKIALLRIKKGLTA; this is translated from the coding sequence ATGACCTTAGATGAACTCAATAAATTACCAGACCACGAAGCTTACACATGGTTTAAAAGTTGCTGTGAATCCTCTGTTTGGTCTACATTCATGGTGCAGTCTCGACCTTTCACATCAATTGAACAAATTAACGAGGTCGCTAGTCATAAATGGCCTTCACTCACTGAGGAAGACTATTTAGAAGCCTTTAAAGCCCATCCAATGATCGGAGATATTGCAACCTTAGAAGCTAAGTTTGCTAATACTTCCGCTTTAGCGGAACAAGAACAAGCCAGTACCATAGGCGCAGATCCAAAAGTGTTACAGGAACTTCACCGCTTAAATCAGCAGTACCTTGAAAAAAATCAGTTTATTTTCATTATTTGTGCCACCGGACAAAGCGCTGAGAACATGTTAGCTGCGATTCAGAAGCGCATTCATAACGATCGTAAAACTGAAATTGGGTTAGCAGCAGAGCAACAGCTAAAAATTGCACTATTAAGAATCAAAAAAGGCTTAACCGCCTAA
- the uraH gene encoding hydroxyisourate hydrolase, with translation MNSLSSHVLDTAAGKPVPDLALQLTTPDGKIIDAQTDNDGRCNQWSDVNFIAGQYQLRFYVETYLIEKHGESFYPFVDVSFNLPEDGGHYHVPLLISPYGFSSYRGS, from the coding sequence ATGAATAGCTTATCTAGTCACGTACTTGATACGGCAGCGGGAAAACCTGTGCCAGATTTAGCCCTACAACTCACGACTCCTGATGGCAAAATTATTGACGCTCAAACGGATAATGATGGACGTTGTAATCAATGGAGCGACGTTAATTTTATTGCTGGTCAATATCAATTGCGCTTTTATGTAGAAACCTATTTAATCGAAAAGCACGGTGAGAGTTTCTACCCATTCGTTGATGTCAGCTTTAATTTACCTGAAGACGGCGGCCATTATCATGTCCCTTTATTGATATCGCCGTACGGTTTCAGTAGTTACCGAGGCAGCTAA
- the guaD gene encoding guanine deaminase: protein MKSDLQIFRSSILHFPLTTSSPDEGYAFYKDGYLVTRNGKIEAIGHYSALPDEYVSLAVEDYRGKLLVPGFIDSHLHFPQTEMIASYGEQLLQWLQNFTFPTETKFQNHDYAHAMAELFLSQLFCNGTTTAMVYSSVHKQATDALFSAATAHQMALIAGKVCMDRNCPEDLQDCPTSAQKDSAELIEKWHNKNRTKYALTPRFAPTSTEAQLASLGELAQQYQDVYIQTHLSENMHEIAWVKELYPQHQHYLDVYDHHHLVRKGSVFGHCIHLQQAEWDLLAQTQATIAFCPSSNLFLGSGLFNLDKARQSSVNVALATDVGAGTSFNMLRTMGDAYKVCQLNHCKLSALSGLYMMTQGTAASLDLEHSIGNLNPGSHADFVVLDPKFSQLSEIRTDSLITEGTVNLPSDVLFALSMLADERTTEATYIAGKAVFKQPTRSN, encoded by the coding sequence ATGAAATCAGATTTACAAATATTTCGCAGTAGTATTTTGCACTTCCCTTTGACAACAAGCTCTCCAGATGAGGGTTACGCGTTCTATAAGGACGGTTATTTGGTTACGCGTAACGGTAAAATCGAAGCAATTGGCCACTATTCAGCGTTGCCCGACGAGTATGTGTCTTTAGCGGTTGAAGACTACCGAGGTAAGTTGTTAGTTCCAGGCTTCATTGATAGCCATTTACATTTCCCACAGACCGAGATGATAGCTAGCTATGGTGAACAGTTACTGCAATGGTTACAGAACTTTACTTTCCCAACAGAAACTAAGTTTCAGAACCATGACTATGCCCATGCCATGGCTGAGTTATTTTTAAGCCAGTTATTTTGTAACGGAACCACTACTGCAATGGTGTATTCCAGCGTGCATAAGCAAGCTACGGATGCACTTTTTAGCGCCGCGACTGCACATCAAATGGCGCTGATTGCTGGTAAAGTCTGCATGGACCGAAACTGTCCTGAAGATTTACAAGACTGTCCAACGTCAGCGCAAAAAGACAGCGCTGAACTGATTGAAAAATGGCATAACAAAAATCGCACTAAATACGCGTTAACACCAAGATTCGCACCAACAAGCACTGAAGCGCAGTTAGCGTCTTTAGGCGAATTAGCGCAACAATACCAAGATGTATATATTCAAACTCACCTATCTGAGAATATGCATGAAATTGCGTGGGTAAAAGAACTTTATCCACAACATCAACACTATTTAGATGTATATGATCATCATCACCTAGTCAGAAAAGGCAGTGTGTTTGGTCATTGTATTCATTTACAGCAAGCTGAATGGGATTTATTGGCGCAAACACAAGCAACTATTGCCTTTTGCCCCTCTTCTAATTTGTTCTTAGGCAGCGGCTTATTTAACCTAGACAAAGCAAGGCAATCATCTGTAAATGTCGCGTTGGCGACCGATGTTGGTGCCGGCACTTCGTTTAATATGCTAAGGACCATGGGGGATGCTTATAAAGTTTGCCAACTTAATCATTGTAAGCTGTCTGCATTAAGTGGCCTTTATATGATGACCCAAGGTACCGCAGCGTCATTAGATCTGGAACATAGTATTGGTAATTTAAATCCAGGTAGTCATGCAGATTTTGTCGTACTGGATCCTAAATTTAGTCAGCTTAGTGAAATAAGAACAGATTCTTTAATAACAGAAGGGACTGTCAACTTACCCTCTGATGTGTTATTTGCATTGAGCATGTTGGCAGATGAAAGAACCACTGAAGCCACTTACATCGCCGGAAAAGCGGTGTTTAAACAACCCACGAGGAGCAATTAA